The DNA window CCTAAATCGGTGTACAGTTTTTATTTCCGCTTTAATGATTCCAACCGGGTACAGATGTTCAGTGATTTTGACCCGTCCACCACAGCTACTATGAAGGAAAGCAGCTGGCGCCTTAAAGCCCTGCAGCAGCCAAGTCTGCTGTTTGATACCTATTCCTATCTCCATGTACTCTGTGATCCGGACGCTGGCCAGAATGGCGGCAACTACGGAAAAGGTCTGGGATCTGATTTTGAATTTGCCATCAATGGCATGGCAGGCGATACCCTGCTGCTGACCGGCCGCTTCAACAAAAGCAAGGCTGTGTTGGTAAAAGCTACCCAACAGGACCAGAGCGATTATTATCAGCATCGTATCAACCGTAACATTGACAGTGTAAGCAGGATACTGACCTATTTCCGCAGACTGACGACCAGTACCGGCAGATATGATGTGGAAGTAAACCCGCTGACACACCGGATCACTTTTACCTGGGTGAGCAACGGACAGGTAAAACAGATGACTACCGGTTACTACTACACGCCAGGCGGCATCGCACTTTCTCCTGCCCTTACAGATGGTACCACCACTATCAGCAGCCTCGATAATCTCACCTGGGATGGTGCTGCTGTAAAAGGCGCCGTTAACGGGCAGCCCGCCAGTATCAGCGAAACCGTGCGTCCTGTTGCCATAGATGGCACAGCACCCAAACGCTGGTATCAGTTTGCGGTTAATCAGCGCCGTTACTGGACTACGGGAACAGGCTTCCATGTAAATGGTGTGGACGATGCCTTTGGCATACGCTCACTGCCTGGTTTTATTGATGCTACCTACTGGCCTGAAGCGGGTTCTGGTATCGATGCCTTCGGGATTGTTGTTCCGGAAGATGGCCAATCCACACTTAGCTACGGTGTGCTATACAGTGCGCCCACGTTTACCACTGATGGCCGTATCATCTTCAAAGACCTGGGACTTTTTGGTGATATGCCGGCAAACAATACGCCGGTGCTCAAAAGCCGCGCCCTGATGGCCGACCCGAATGGGTACTTCCTGGTACAGACCAGTGATGCTACCTATGATATGGTCAGCGCCAAAGACGGGAAATCGTGGATCTCCTGGGAGTTCAGATAACCTTGTTAAACCCCTCTGAAAAATCAGCAAATAGTTTTTTATATGAGAAATTATACGCTTTCGTTTATTCACAAAACCTCCGTCATGTTGGTTTTACTGCTGATGCTGGCCTTCCGGCTGTCAGCACAAACCGACGTCGCCATCGGCAATGATCCGACAGGGAACTCCAGTACCGGATATCCCTGTCCGTTGCAGGATTATTATGAAGGGAACAGGGCGCAGTACCTGTTTAAAGCTTCAGAACTGACGGCCGCCGGCATGGGGCCGGGATTTATCTCCGGTATCAAATTCCTGGTTAAAAACCTGAATGGTACCGACCTGATAGAGCAGTATGGCATCAGTATTGGCACTACGACCGTCAGTACCCTCGATGACAACAGCTGGGTACCCGGTGCTACCGTGGTACGAACTCCCGCAGACTACGCGCCTGTAACGGGAGTGAACAGCTTCCCGTTCACCAGCAATTTTTTCTGGAATGGAACGGACAACATTATCGTAGAAGTTTGTAGCGGTTCGCCTATCAGCACCACTGGCACCTTCTACTCCAATAACCCTGAAGTTCCGTTTACCACCGGCCTTTCGTTCAATGCTTCCCATACCTACCGGGCGGATGATGAAGATAACCTCTGCGGTACTACCAGTACCACCAACAATGGTTCCATGACCACCCGTCCCAATATCGTATTTACCTGGGTGCCTGCTGCTGCCTGTACAGGCACACCTACAGCAGGTACAGCAGCTACAGATGTTACCAGCGTTTGCCTGAATTCCACGTTTAACCTCAGACTCAATGGCGCCACTGTTGCGTCCGGACTTACCTATCAATGGCAGCAGTCAGCCGACAATGCCACCTGGACCAACATCACAGGAGCCACCAACAGCCAGTATACCGGTACACAATCTGCCAGTACCTGGTATCGTTGTGTGGTGACCTGTACAGCCAGCACCCAGAGTGCCAACTCTACCAGCGTAAATGTAACCTCTCCATCACTGGTAGGTGGTACTTTCTCTATTAACAAAGGATTGCCCACAGGTGGTACCAACTTTGCTTCTTTCAATGATGCCTATAACTATCTCAAATGTGGTATCAATGCTGCAGTTATATTCAATGTAGTGGCAGGCTCCGGCCCCTACAACGAACAACTCACCATCAAACCCGTACCTGGCGCCTCCGCTACCAATACCATCACCTTTAACGGTAACGGAGATACGCTGACATTCAACGGTACTTCTTCCAACAGAGGAGTGATACAGCTGGATGATGCTGACTATATCACTTTTAATAACCTGGTGATAAAAGCCAAAGGTAGTGGCAGCTCCGGTTATGGATGGGGCGTATTCCTCACCAATGATGCCGATTACAATACCATCAGCAACTGTACCATCCTGGTGGATTCTGTTTCTACCAGCAGCAGTAACTACGCCGGTATCGTGATCAGCAGTTCTTATACATCTTCCACTATTTCCGGTGATGCCAAATGCGATTTTAATACATTCAATAACAATAAGATCGTAGGTGGTTATTACGGTATTACCATGTCTGGCAGCAGCACGATGGCCAATGGCAACAACCGTATCACCAACAATACCATTACCGAATTCTATTATGCTGGTGTTAATATCAGCGGATCATTTAACACGTTAGTTGAAAATAATATCATCAGCAGACCTGCACGTTCTGTCGTGTCTACCTTCTATGGTATTTATTTATCCAGTCTCAACACGAAAGCCAATATCACCCGCAACAGGATCACCAATCCTTTCGGCGGATCTCCCAACAGTACCAGTGCCAGTTATGGTATCTATTTCTCCAGTGCCAAAGCATTTACGCAACTGGAAAACGTAGTGTCCAACAACCTGATGTACAACTTTACCGGTAAAGGCGATGCCTATGGTATCTACAACTACGGTTCTGACAACGTATGGTACTATCATAATACCATTGCGCTGGATGGTACTTCCACCAGCTCGACCACTTATACCACCAGAGGTTTTTATCAGACTACCAAAGCAGATGGTATTGAATTTCTCAATAACATCATTGCAGTAACCCGCGGTGGTGGCGGCAGCAAGTATGCTGTATATTTCAGTGCCACTACCAGTACCATTCATGCCAACAATAATATCTATTTTATGTCGGCGCCGGGTGGTACCAGTTATACCGGTTACTTTACAACCAATCGCAGCACATTGCTCGACTGGCAGACTGCTTCATCGCAGGATACTGTGTCGCTGGCTTCTAATCCGTTGTTTGCAGGACCTGCTTCGGGAAATTATCAACCAACCAGTGCATCTGTTGATAACAAAGGATTCCCGGTGGGCATCGCTGTTGATATCAACAATAATACCCGCAGCACGACCACGCCAGACATCGGTGCTTATGAGTTCACACCAGGCCCTTGTGTCACGCCGCCACTGGCCGGCGATGCTACTGTGGGAGCAACGCCCGTATGCGTAACCCGTAAAGTGGCATTCAGTCTGATCAACAACAGTATCGGGCTGGGACAAACCTATCAATGGGAGAGTGCTACTACTGCCGCAGGTCCTTATACCGCGGTAGGTAATCCGCTTACCAATCCGGATACGGTTATCACGGCAACGACTACACTGTATTACCGTGTGGCTGTCACCTGTAGCGGTAATACGGCTTATAGCACGCCGGTACTGCTGACTGTAAATCCTGCTTTCCCGGGTGGTACTTATACCATCAATAGGGGAGCACCCGCCAGCGCTACCAACTTCGTCAGCTTTAATGCTGCCAAGGCAGCCATGGAATGCGGCATCGCCGGTCCGGTGGTATTCAACGTAGTACCAGGTTCCGGTCCTTACAAGGAACAGCTGATACTGGATTCCATTTCCGGTATGTCATCTGTTAATACCATCACCTTTAACGGTAACGGTGATACGATCCGCTTTGCTGCTACAGATGATAATGAAAGGGCTGTTATCAAACTTCGTGCAGCCGACTACGTTACCTTCGATAGCCTGGTGATAGATGCCAGAGGCGGTAGTAATGGTTATGGCGTGCATATCCTCAATAATGCCGATAACAATACCATCAGCCGTTGCCGCATAATGGTAGATACTGTTTCCACCAACTCCGGACTGGCAGGTATTGTGATCAATGGTGGTGATGGCAGCGTCAGCACCAGCACCAATAACCTTTGCGACAGCAACGTGGTGCGTGGCAATAATATCCTCGGTGGTTATTATGGCGTGGTGATTTATGGCGCTAATGCGGCTCCACCCACCAATAACCGGATAGAAAACAATACCATCCGTGAATTCTATTCATATGGTATTTCGTTGTCTAACACAGTTAACACAGTGGTAGATCACAACGATATCTTCCGCCAGAACCGTATCAACATATCTTATTCCAGCTACGGTATCAGTGTGAGCAGCAGGGGAGATGGTGTGGTACTCAATGGTAACCGCATTCATGCCCTGTTTAACGCAACGCAGGGAACAACCAACTCCTTCTATGGTATTGAGTTTACCAGCGCCAGCGCTACTGCGGCAAGTCCTGCCCGGATTATCAATAACCTTATCTATGATATCCGTGGTGCAGGTACACAACGTGCCTTCTACAATTACAATAGCAGCTTTACACTGTATTACCACAATACCGTAGCGCTGAATGATGCCCTGAATACAGGTAACGCTGAAACAACCGGCTTGTATCAATCCAGCTCTCCATCAGGTATCCGTTTCTATAATAACATCCTCGACATCAGTCGTGCCGGCGGTGGCAGCAGAACTGGTCTGTCTATCACCAGTGGCACCGACTTTAAGTCTGATTACAACGATATCTTTGTGAAGAGTGCCCGCAATACCGCCTATACCGGTAATAACGGCACCAACTATGTAACCCTCGCCGACTGGCGTGCAGGGGCTAAGCTCGACAGTAACTCCCTGGCAGTGTCTCCTGTATATGCAGATCCGGCCAGCGGTAATTTCGCCCCTGTTATCTCTCCGCTCGACAACAGCGGTACACCGGTAGGCGTAACCACAGACATCCTGAACGTTACCAGAAGTACTACCACACCGGATATGGGTGCTTATGAAATCAGCATACCGGATTGTACTTCTCCGCCAGTAGCAGGTGCTGCTACAGTAGTTCCTACTACACCTGTTTGTATGGGTGATGCCATTAAGCTGGACCTCACCGGTAACAGTAAAGGTGGTCATCAGACCTATCAGTGGCAGGCAGCTGCCAGCCTCACAGGCCCATGGAAAAATGTGAGTGACACTCAATATGTCAGCCTGTTTAATACTGTGGCCGGAGCAGAAAAATACTTCCGTTGTGCGGTGGTGTGCAGCAACAGGGATACCGTGTATTCTACACCGGTGGCTGTTAACCTGAACGATCCGCTGTTGTCCGGTTTTTATACCATCAACCCGGCGTTACCCACCAGTACTACCAACTTCCAATCATTTGCCAGTGTGGTATCCAAACTGGAATGTGGTATCGCAGGTCCTGTGTGGTTCCTCGCCGCCAATGGTACCTATAATGAACAGCTGACCATGCGTAAAATACCCGGATCTTCTGCTGTCAACAGGGTGACCTTCACCAGCGCTTCCGGTAATGCAGCCGATGTAACCATTTCCTACAACGGTACATCAGCGCTCAATTATGTGTTGAAACTGGATAGTGTGAATTATGTGACCTGGAAAACAATCACATTCAAACCTATCAACACTACCTACGCGCGTGCCATTGAATTTGCCAAGGGTGCGTCCTGGGATAGTATACAAAACTGTAACATCACCCTGCCAGTGGCGACTTCCGCCACCACCAACAGTGCCGGCATATATGCCAGTGGTACTACCGGTGAAGGCAATGTGATTGTTGGTAATACCATCACTGAAGGATCTAACGGCGTTTACTGGACCAACACCTACAGTGTCGTTTCTCCGGGTATAACCATTGACAGTAATACCATCAACCGCACTTACAACTATGGTATTTATACTTCTTATGTAAATAAGGTGCTGGCCCGCAAAAACACTATCAATCTGAGTGGTACGCTGGCTTCTACTTCCTATGGTATTTACGCCGAAGAACTTGACTCTCTTGTTAGCATAGTACGCAATAAGATCAACGGCAGCAATACCGCTTCTAAAATATATGGCGTGTATCTCTATTATTGCCAGCCACCTGCAGGATCTATGAGTACCGTTAACGGTAATGAGATCTATGCACGTACCGGTAATACAGGAGAGCTGAGAGGTCTTACCCTCACTTCCACTAACCGTATCGATGTGGTGAACAACGTGGTAAGTATTCGTACTACCGCTACTAATTCGTATGGTATTTACAGTGAGTATGGTAATAACCTCAATTATCTCAACAACAGTGTGCTGAACAATTCTACCAGCACCAGCAACAACTATGCGGCTTATTTCTCGCACAGTTATTCTTCCGCTTCACCGGTGAAGGTGCGCAACAACATCTTCGCGGCTGATACCGGCAGGGCCATGTATATCGCTAATCCGAATTATATCAACAGCGATTACAATACACTGTACACTACCGGCTCTGTGCTGGTGCGTCAGAACACACCTGCCGCCAGTTATGGAACCCTGGCCACTTACCGTACCGGCAGCGGACTGGATATTTATTCCATCGTGTACAAACCGGCTTTTGTTAGTCCTGATGATCTGCATCCGAAGCTTACCGATCCGGAAGTATGGGCTATCCATGGCCGTGGTGTACAGGTGCCTAATAACAACAAAGACCTGAATGGTGATCCAAGGCCTGTGACCCTGCAGGAAGGTGTACCGGATATGGGTGCTTATGAATTCCTGCCCACTTCAGTGCCACCGGCATTGCCTGCCTTCCCGGCAGTACCGGCGCCTGGCGTTACCCAGACATTTATGTTTGGTACCGATACCGTTACCAAAATCACCTGGAACAATGCCACATTACCGTCTAACATGACTGTAAGGCGCTACTCCGGTGTGAAACCACCGAATATCGCCCCTGGCACTGACTTTATGTATTTCTATACTGATGTAGACGTAACTCCGTCCAGTGGTGTGTACAACTTCAATATCCAGCAGTTCTATCTCGATCCATGGCAAGGTTATATCAAACGACAGAAAGATATCCGACTGGCAAGAACCGACAGTACAGACAAATGGATCGTTGATTCACTGAGCTTAGTCAATACATCCACTAAGGTAATCAGGGATAGTAGCCTGCATTACTTCGATAAATTCACCGGCCTGAATGGAGGTTCCAACACGCCGCAATTATTGCAGCCTGCAGACAGCTCCAACAGAGGTACCCGCTTCTGGGTAGGTTATGGTCACCATCAGTTCTTTACCGGCGATAACAGCCAGCAGATGGTGCTGTACCTGAATGCGAAGGATTCGTCCAATGTAACCGTGAAGATCAATGGTACTACCTGGGAACGTACCTATCGTATCCCGGCCAATACTACCATTACTACTGAAACACTGCCTAAAATAGGTATGAATGATGCCCGCCTGCTGGACGAAGGATGGTCTGACAGAGGTATCAGTATCGAAAGTGATGTGCCCATTGTTGCCTATGCACATATCTATGGCAGTGCATCTTCAGGTGCTACCATGTTGTTGCCGGTGGGTACTTACGCCTACGATTATTATGCAATCTCTTCCCGTCAGAACTATGGTACAGACACGTATTCCTGGTTCTATGTGATGGCAGAATATGATAACACAACAGTGGAAATCACGCCCAGCGTGCCTACCCTGGGTGGCAGACCTGCCAAACAGACCTTTACCGTGACGTTGAACAGAGGAGAAGTATATCAGGTATTAGGCGCCTTAAAAGCCGGTTCAGAAGGATATGACATTACCGGCAGCCATGTTAAATCAATCGTTAACAGCGATGGTAAATGTTATCCGATGGCGGTGTTCTCCGGCAGTAGCCGTACAGGCATCGGATGTGGTGGCAGCCCGGGAAGCTCAGGGGACAACCATATACAACAGAACTTCCCTTCACAGGCCTGGGGTAAAAAATACCTGACAGCGCCTACATCAAACAGCAGTGGTGCCAACTCACTGATGACGAACATATACCGCATTATGGTGAAAGATGCCAGCACCAATGTGAAACTGAATGGTCAGTTGCAACAGCGGACAACGCTGGTTGATAACAGATACTATCAGTACGAAAGTAATACAGCTGATTATATCGAAGCTGATCAGCCGGTGATGGTGGCGCAGTATATGGCTTCCAGTGGCTATTGTCCTAATACAGGTGGTGATGGTGACCCTGAAATGATTTATATCAGCCCGCTGGAACAGGGTATCAAAGCGGTAGGTCTTTACCGCACCAACCTGGAATCTATCAGAAGTAACTATCTGACCCTCATCATACCAACAGGAGGATTGAGTTCTTTACTGATCGACGGCAGTACTATCTATGATTACACCTATCCTCACCCTAACCTGAACGGTTATACGGTGGTTGTAAAAAGGTGGATGGCTGCGCCTGCACAATGTAATGTGTCCAGTGATTCCGCCTTTACAGCCATTACCTATGGCTTGGGCAGTGTGGAAAGCTACGGTTACAATGCCGGAACATTGGTGAAGAACCTCAATATCCTGCCTGGTTTCAGCAACGTGCTGAATCCAACCAGTGGCAGCAACAACACTTATACCTGCGTGAAAACGCCGTTCCGCTTCTCCATGCTGATACCGGTGAAACCCACCGCTATTACCTGGAAACTCAGCGAGGTGAAAAACATGGCTCCTGCGGTAGACGTAGTACAAAACAATCCGGTGCCGGTAGATTCTATCGTTGCCAACGAAAGGAAATATTATCGTTATGTATTGCCGGATGATTATGTATTCTCTGTGCCAGGTATCTACAACGTGCCTATCCGTATCTCACATCCGGATATAGAAAGCTGCAGCAATAGTTTCGAAGCTGTACTGCCTATCAAGGTGATACCAGCTCCGGTAGTGGATTTCACTACTACCTATTCCGGTTGCGTAGGTGATGTGGCGCAGTTTGCGGGCAACGCTACTACCAGCAACAACGTTGCTATCAGTAAGTGGACCTGGAACTTCGGTGACGCTACATCTGGTTACCGTAAAGACACCACCAAAACCTTCAGCAAACCGGGCATCTACAAAGTGAAACTCAACATCGTGGCGGCTGAAGGTTGTATCGGTGATACTACCAAGGACGTGGAAGTGTATACACCTGGCGTTGCGGTACTGGTGAAGGATTCTATGACCGTGTGCAGTGGTTCTGATGCATCACTGGCCGTAAAAGATCCGGAAGCCGGTGTACTGTATAACTGGTACGATGCACAAACTGGTGGTAATCTCCTGCATACCGGTAACACCTATACGATTACAGCGATTGGTGCAAGTGGTACCTATTATCTCGAAGCCATCAACCATGGATGTCCGGGTGCAACGCGTGCCAAAGCCATTGTACATGTGTTGCCATTGTTGACTACACCAGTGGTGAAAGTAGATACGATCGGCGTAAATCTGATCCGCTTCAAATGGGCTGCTGTGCCTAATGCTACGGGTTATGAAGTATCACTGGATGGTGGCCTCAACTGGACGCTGCCATCTTCCGGAAGAGAAGGTCTGGAACACCTGGTGTCTGGCCTGCAGCCTAACCAGACAGTGAAACTGATCGTGAAAGTAAAAGGTTGCGAAGAAAAGATATCAGATCCGGCAGAAGGTAAAACATTGCCAGACGGTATCTACATCCCGAATGCATTCACACCTAACAATGATGCGAAGAATGATGTGCTGAAAGTATACGGTTACATCATCAGCAAAATACACATAGCCATTTTTGATCAGTGGGGTGAGAAGGTGTTTGAGTCCAACAGCCAGGAAACAGGCTGGGACGGCACCTACAAAGGTAAGGCGATGC is part of the Chitinophaga flava genome and encodes:
- a CDS encoding Ig-like domain-containing protein, which produces MLVLLLMLAFRLSAQTDVAIGNDPTGNSSTGYPCPLQDYYEGNRAQYLFKASELTAAGMGPGFISGIKFLVKNLNGTDLIEQYGISIGTTTVSTLDDNSWVPGATVVRTPADYAPVTGVNSFPFTSNFFWNGTDNIIVEVCSGSPISTTGTFYSNNPEVPFTTGLSFNASHTYRADDEDNLCGTTSTTNNGSMTTRPNIVFTWVPAAACTGTPTAGTAATDVTSVCLNSTFNLRLNGATVASGLTYQWQQSADNATWTNITGATNSQYTGTQSASTWYRCVVTCTASTQSANSTSVNVTSPSLVGGTFSINKGLPTGGTNFASFNDAYNYLKCGINAAVIFNVVAGSGPYNEQLTIKPVPGASATNTITFNGNGDTLTFNGTSSNRGVIQLDDADYITFNNLVIKAKGSGSSGYGWGVFLTNDADYNTISNCTILVDSVSTSSSNYAGIVISSSYTSSTISGDAKCDFNTFNNNKIVGGYYGITMSGSSTMANGNNRITNNTITEFYYAGVNISGSFNTLVENNIISRPARSVVSTFYGIYLSSLNTKANITRNRITNPFGGSPNSTSASYGIYFSSAKAFTQLENVVSNNLMYNFTGKGDAYGIYNYGSDNVWYYHNTIALDGTSTSSTTYTTRGFYQTTKADGIEFLNNIIAVTRGGGGSKYAVYFSATTSTIHANNNIYFMSAPGGTSYTGYFTTNRSTLLDWQTASSQDTVSLASNPLFAGPASGNYQPTSASVDNKGFPVGIAVDINNNTRSTTTPDIGAYEFTPGPCVTPPLAGDATVGATPVCVTRKVAFSLINNSIGLGQTYQWESATTAAGPYTAVGNPLTNPDTVITATTTLYYRVAVTCSGNTAYSTPVLLTVNPAFPGGTYTINRGAPASATNFVSFNAAKAAMECGIAGPVVFNVVPGSGPYKEQLILDSISGMSSVNTITFNGNGDTIRFAATDDNERAVIKLRAADYVTFDSLVIDARGGSNGYGVHILNNADNNTISRCRIMVDTVSTNSGLAGIVINGGDGSVSTSTNNLCDSNVVRGNNILGGYYGVVIYGANAAPPTNNRIENNTIREFYSYGISLSNTVNTVVDHNDIFRQNRINISYSSYGISVSSRGDGVVLNGNRIHALFNATQGTTNSFYGIEFTSASATAASPARIINNLIYDIRGAGTQRAFYNYNSSFTLYYHNTVALNDALNTGNAETTGLYQSSSPSGIRFYNNILDISRAGGGSRTGLSITSGTDFKSDYNDIFVKSARNTAYTGNNGTNYVTLADWRAGAKLDSNSLAVSPVYADPASGNFAPVISPLDNSGTPVGVTTDILNVTRSTTTPDMGAYEISIPDCTSPPVAGAATVVPTTPVCMGDAIKLDLTGNSKGGHQTYQWQAAASLTGPWKNVSDTQYVSLFNTVAGAEKYFRCAVVCSNRDTVYSTPVAVNLNDPLLSGFYTINPALPTSTTNFQSFASVVSKLECGIAGPVWFLAANGTYNEQLTMRKIPGSSAVNRVTFTSASGNAADVTISYNGTSALNYVLKLDSVNYVTWKTITFKPINTTYARAIEFAKGASWDSIQNCNITLPVATSATTNSAGIYASGTTGEGNVIVGNTITEGSNGVYWTNTYSVVSPGITIDSNTINRTYNYGIYTSYVNKVLARKNTINLSGTLASTSYGIYAEELDSLVSIVRNKINGSNTASKIYGVYLYYCQPPAGSMSTVNGNEIYARTGNTGELRGLTLTSTNRIDVVNNVVSIRTTATNSYGIYSEYGNNLNYLNNSVLNNSTSTSNNYAAYFSHSYSSASPVKVRNNIFAADTGRAMYIANPNYINSDYNTLYTTGSVLVRQNTPAASYGTLATYRTGSGLDIYSIVYKPAFVSPDDLHPKLTDPEVWAIHGRGVQVPNNNKDLNGDPRPVTLQEGVPDMGAYEFLPTSVPPALPAFPAVPAPGVTQTFMFGTDTVTKITWNNATLPSNMTVRRYSGVKPPNIAPGTDFMYFYTDVDVTPSSGVYNFNIQQFYLDPWQGYIKRQKDIRLARTDSTDKWIVDSLSLVNTSTKVIRDSSLHYFDKFTGLNGGSNTPQLLQPADSSNRGTRFWVGYGHHQFFTGDNSQQMVLYLNAKDSSNVTVKINGTTWERTYRIPANTTITTETLPKIGMNDARLLDEGWSDRGISIESDVPIVAYAHIYGSASSGATMLLPVGTYAYDYYAISSRQNYGTDTYSWFYVMAEYDNTTVEITPSVPTLGGRPAKQTFTVTLNRGEVYQVLGALKAGSEGYDITGSHVKSIVNSDGKCYPMAVFSGSSRTGIGCGGSPGSSGDNHIQQNFPSQAWGKKYLTAPTSNSSGANSLMTNIYRIMVKDASTNVKLNGQLQQRTTLVDNRYYQYESNTADYIEADQPVMVAQYMASSGYCPNTGGDGDPEMIYISPLEQGIKAVGLYRTNLESIRSNYLTLIIPTGGLSSLLIDGSTIYDYTYPHPNLNGYTVVVKRWMAAPAQCNVSSDSAFTAITYGLGSVESYGYNAGTLVKNLNILPGFSNVLNPTSGSNNTYTCVKTPFRFSMLIPVKPTAITWKLSEVKNMAPAVDVVQNNPVPVDSIVANERKYYRYVLPDDYVFSVPGIYNVPIRISHPDIESCSNSFEAVLPIKVIPAPVVDFTTTYSGCVGDVAQFAGNATTSNNVAISKWTWNFGDATSGYRKDTTKTFSKPGIYKVKLNIVAAEGCIGDTTKDVEVYTPGVAVLVKDSMTVCSGSDASLAVKDPEAGVLYNWYDAQTGGNLLHTGNTYTITAIGASGTYYLEAINHGCPGATRAKAIVHVLPLLTTPVVKVDTIGVNLIRFKWAAVPNATGYEVSLDGGLNWTLPSSGREGLEHLVSGLQPNQTVKLIVKVKGCEEKISDPAEGKTLPDGIYIPNAFTPNNDAKNDVLKVYGYIISKIHIAIFDQWGEKVFESNSQETGWDGTYKGKAMPSGVYIYVCHLVLKDGTSVEKKGVVNLIR
- a CDS encoding DUF4302 domain-containing protein, whose product is MRKKLLCLLLVLTGIYSCKKETDPLFDKSPDERINDTIQRYQSILTQSPYGWKALVYPGGTPKSVYSFYFRFNDSNRVQMFSDFDPSTTATMKESSWRLKALQQPSLLFDTYSYLHVLCDPDAGQNGGNYGKGLGSDFEFAINGMAGDTLLLTGRFNKSKAVLVKATQQDQSDYYQHRINRNIDSVSRILTYFRRLTTSTGRYDVEVNPLTHRITFTWVSNGQVKQMTTGYYYTPGGIALSPALTDGTTTISSLDNLTWDGAAVKGAVNGQPASISETVRPVAIDGTAPKRWYQFAVNQRRYWTTGTGFHVNGVDDAFGIRSLPGFIDATYWPEAGSGIDAFGIVVPEDGQSTLSYGVLYSAPTFTTDGRIIFKDLGLFGDMPANNTPVLKSRALMADPNGYFLVQTSDATYDMVSAKDGKSWISWEFR